CTTTCGCTTCCACCTTTATGCCGGTTGGCGGCAAAAATGCTTTATACCCCTACGCTGAATTCCAGGGTTCTGACGGGGAAGCGCTCGCCATTCCCTTTTCATTCAATAAAAAGTTCATCGATACAGCAGGAGGCGGAAGACTGTTGGATTATTCCTATAGACCATTGGATGAAATAGGCTTGAACTCAATCAAGACCAAATCGGAGAATATCAACCTCACTGCCCGCATCAAATATAATTTCAAGCCCGGGCTTTCTGCAGAAATAAGATATGGAATAGACAAGCAGTCCACCTCTATTGAAACCATCAATGATGAGAAAAGCTATTACATGAGAGAAATGATCAACAGATGGACGCAGATCGATGGAGACCGTACTACTTATATTTTACCGAAAGGATCGAGGATTTCAGTACAAGACCAGAACGCGTTCAAGCACCAGTTCAGAGGACAATTGAGCTACAATAACAAATGGAATGGTCTGCATGAAGTTACTGCTTTCGTTGCTTCGGAAATTTCACAGAACAAAGGATCGGGAGCAACCTATTCTGCCTATGGTTATGACAGGGAATATAAAACCTTTACAAATGTAGATTATACAACCGCTTACCCTACGTTTGGAGGAATATATGGTAAATTCAAGATACCCGGTTTACAAAGTTTTAGCGGTAATAATAACAGAATGGTTTCCTTTCTCGGGAATGCTGCCTATACTTACGATGGTAAATATGTTTTCACGATTTCCGGAAGGAGAGATGCATCCAATGTATTGGGCGTTAAAACGAACGAAAAGTGGAAACCTCTATGGTCTTCGGGCCTTGCCTGGCAAATACATAAAGAAAAATTTTTCAATGCCGGCTGGGTCAATCTCCTGAAAGCACGAATTACATACGGTCATAGCGGAAATATTTTCCCGGGGAATGGCTATTATCCCATCATCAGCATTTTAAATGGCGCCTATTTTACCAATTATCCTTATGCCAACATTTCGACGCCGCCCAATCCCGAAATGAAATGGGAAGATACCAGGATGATCAATTATGGATTGGATTTCGCCCTGTTCAATAGCCGCCTCTCCGGCTCCATAGAATATTACGATAAGAAAAGTACCGATCTGATTGCTTTAAGTCAGTTGGACCCCAGCTCAGGACTGACGTCAATGAACAAAAATGTGGGTATACTCACAGGCAGCGGATGGGATATCATATTGAATTCAGTCAATATTCAGACAAAGGATTTTTCCTGGACAACAGCTTTCTCTCTATCCTATACAAAGAATCTTGTAAAGAAATTTTATGGAAGAACCTCCAACGGTTACAACCTGATCAATGGAGGGGAGAGTGCTAATATCATAGAGGGGTACCAGATGTACACGGTATTCAGTTTCAAATCAGCCGGTCTTGATCCTCTGACAGGCGATCCCAGAGGCTACGACCGCCAAACGGGAGAGATTAGTAAGAATTATGCAGAATTATTCAAAGACTCGGTGAAGGACCTGGTGGTGAATGGTCCTGGCATGCCGCCTTTTACCGGATTCCTGCGCAATGCTTTCAGGTATAAGAATTTTGATTTGTCGTTTAACCTGATGTATAAGTTCGGCGCCTGGTTTAAAGAAGAAATGTACAGGGGGTATGCTTTCGAAAATTGGGTGCATTTAGGAAATTATGAAGGCAGATGGCAGAAGCCCGGCGACGAAAAACACACTTATATTCCTTCCACCGTTTATCCGCTCAATAATAACAGAACAAGTTTTGCTGCATATACCACCGATTTCGTTCATAAAGCTGATTTTATTCGCTTATCAGATATCCGGATAGGATACAGTTTTGCCATAAAGACGGCCGCAAAGCCGGTGAGCCTGAATGTATTTGCAGGAGCGAGGGACCTGGGATTAATATGGAAAGCGAATAAAGTTGGTGTTGACCCTGATAATCTCTATTACAGAGCGGTGAGTTCAGCGAATATTGGATGTAACGTTACTTTCTAATTTTAAGAAGATCGATCATGAAATTGAGAATGATAAAATCATTATGTATGGCATCGCTGGCTACAGCCTTGTTTACTTTGCCATCCTGCCAGAAGTTTCTCGACAGCAAGCCCAGTTCTTCACAGGTAATACCTTCAAAGCTCAAAGACCTGAGAGCTATGATGGATAATAACGGCAAGATCAATAATCAGGGGGCAACGAGTGTGCTGGAACATTACAGCGATTATTTCAAAATGGATAAAGAGGATTTGGACAAGCTCACCTATACAACAAAGGAGTTTTACACTTTCGGCCAGGACTATTATACTGAACAATTTTTCCTGAACGGATGGACCTATAGTTTCACACCTGTTTATTATGCCAATACCGTATTGGACCTCTTGCCAAAAGTGAAGAACGATGATCCGGTTGAATGGAGAAGAATAAAAGGTGCGGCCCTTTTCGTAAGAGCCAACGCTTTTTTTCATTTATTGAAATGTTTTTCTCCCATATATATCAAGGGTGATGAAGCGGCCAATAAGAAACCTGGCATACCCCTCAGACTTGACCCGGATGTAAATGCGATCTCGAAAAGGTCTACTGTGAAAGAGGCATACGAACAGGTTGTTGCTGACCTTAAAGAAGCGATACAGCTCCTGCCTCCCAAGGAACAATATAACACAAGGCCGGATAAAGCCAGCGCATATGGTTCCCTTTCCCGTGTTTACCTGGTAATGCAGGAATTTGAACTGGCCGGAAAATATGCTGACTCATCGTTAAAGATCGACCACTCCCTGTTTGATTTCAACGAGCTGGATCTGAATGCGCAGCTGCCATTCGAAAACTACAATAAAGAAACTTTGTATTACTCCACAAGCACTTCTACAGACCTCTTCTACCCCACCAGGAATGGTTATATCGATAACAACCTGGTAGCCTCGTATGATGAGAACGATCTCAGGAAAGCTGCATTTTTCTTAATCGATAACAAAGGGCATTCACAATTCAAAGGAAGTTATACAGGGTCCTCCAGCGGGAGTTTTATGATCGGTGTTTGCGTGGATGAAATGTATTTGACATTGGCTGAATCACATGCAAGAGCCGGTAGAAAAGAGGATGCGATGACTGCGCTGAACACCCTGCTGGAAACCAGGTGGCGTACCGGGACCTTTGTTCCTCTTACTGCTGCAAATGCGCAGGATGCCCTCGAAATTGTACTGGCAGAACGAAAAAAATCCCTGATCTACAGGGGAGTCAGGGTGATGGACCAACGCAGGCTCAACCTGGAACCACAATTTGCAAAACCTGTAGTTCGTGTAATGGACCCCGGTGGAGAGAACCTGACCTATACACTTGCCCCCAATGATCTCCGGTATGTTTTCTTATTGCCACATGATGTAGTCCAGGTTACCGGAATGCCACAGCCCGAGCGGTAAATACAACAACATACACAGGGCATAGGATGCCCATCATAATCCATAGAAAATAATAGGCTATATATGGATTGGGCATCCTATGCCTGGTTGTGAAAACAAAACTCAACAGTTATGCGGTACTTTTTTGTGTCAATGTTTTTAGTGTGCATGCAAATTGCAATAGCTCAACCCGGTCAGTTGCCAGTTGATAAAAGTGTTTCCCAGGGCAGCTTAGCCAACGGATTCAATTATTTTATCAAGCCCTATAAAGGCGAGCCGGGAAGAGTTGCCATCTACCTCGTTTCCAAACTGGGCTCGATGGTGGAAACAAAAAACGAAAGTGGATACATGAGACTTTCAGCTCATCTTTCCCTGAACAACACCCAACACTTCAGCAAAGAAGATATTCAGTATCTATTTTTGAAAACCGGCTCTAAAGCCGATGGTTCTGATATTGTGTACAATGGTTACGATAAAACCATCTATAAGTTCCAGCTGGCCAGTTATACACCACTCGTGCGAAATACAATGGAGTGGTTGAGAGATGTGATCACTCCGTCAACGCCTGCAGCAAATTTGCTGCAGGCCCAACGCGACAGCACCATCAGGCTGATCAAAGAATCCACAACACTGTTCCCCCAACGTGTGATAGAACAATTAAGACCGATCCAACTGGGTTATTCAGAATTTGCTGAACATCCGCCGATTGGTAGCATGGCCGCTATGGAAAAATTGTCTGCTTCCGGATTGGAAATTTTTCAAAAAAAATGGCTGCGCCCCGATTTGCAGGCACTCATCATAGTTGGAGATATTGATGTAACAGAAATGAAAAAACAAATAGAAGCTGTTTTTTCTTCATTACCCGCAGCAGAAATTAATTCAGATAATACCAGTTTTTCCATAAATCTCAGTAAAACTCCCGGCTTTGTTGTAGTAACGGATACGGCAGTCCGGGAAACAACATTCACCCTGGCTGTACAATATCCGGAAACAGATGTGATCACTTCAGAGAGCCTGCGCAAAAAGTTTGTCCGGGATATATTTCAGCAGGCAATGAGCAATACCCTTACTACCCTTGCCACAAAGAACAAAGATATCAATGCTACTTTCCTGATCAGGAGAGCGGAACGCGGGCTCGACTTCGCCATGCTGAATATAGCAGCCAATGAAAATAATCTGGAAGATCATTTTCAAACTGTATACAAACAATTGGTGCAAATATCCCGCAATGGATTCCCGGACTCAGCCCTGGCTATCGCCAAAGCAAAAATGCTACAGGATGCAAACAAAATGTTTGCCGCCAGGGGCCGGCTCTATGCCCGCTATTATGCTGATCAGATCTGCAATAGATTTTTATACAAGATCCCCGACCTGCCTGTTGAATCGCTGTATGAGCAGCAACAACAACTAATTGCTTCCATCAATTCCAAAGACATCGGAAACTGTTTACAGGAATTCATTCATGGAGTGAAACACTGTTTTATTGTTGCTCCGCAACAGCACAGGAAGAAAATGCCGGCAAAATCAGATATCGATAACTGGATGGCAACAGCTTCAAAAAACAAATAACCATACATGTTATGATAAAGAAAAAGTATTTACTGATGATCGCCTGTTCATTGCTTTTCATTCAGCTACAGGCCCAGAGCGGATCCGTACCCTATAAAGTTCGTTACGGCACAAAAGACAGGGAGCTCCAGGACCTGATACAGCTGGAAAATATCGATTACCAGACGATCACATTTACCGGCAGTTCCCTGATTGGAAAACATTTCATTGTAACCGCGAAAGAGATCTGGAGTGGAGAAGTTACCACTACTTCAATTATCGCCAACTCCTTATCCCGGAAACCCATTGCAGACTCTGTTTTTGAAGTGCGAGTGATCTCGAAACTGGATGAGCAAAAAAATATCTCCATGCATTTTCATTTCCCCGATCTGATGGCGCGTAAGCAATTCAAGACCACGGGATCCGCCTTGTACAGCCTGCGGAATGTTTTGCTGGACAGCAAAAAGCCATTCGTAACAGGAAAGCGGCAATATTTCCTCGCCCATATACTTCCGATACCCGTACCTGGTTCACCGGACATGCTTTCCTATTGCAATGTGGACGACAGTGGAGAGGATGTGATGAACTGGGGAAAGAAACTGGGCATTCCACATTATATCGTTTTCGAGCTTGAAATTTTTTAACCGGCCATAAAAATTGTTTTGATGCAGCATCCAATTCTAAAGATTGAAAATTTATCGCATGCCTACTCTACCGCCTGGGCCATACGCGATATCAATATAGAAATAACGAAGAAAGGCATTTATGGTCTGCTTGGCTCCAATGGAGCCGGCAAATCAACAACCATGAATATCGTTTGCGGCGCTTTGAACCAGACCAAGGGGGAAGTATATATCCAGGGCGTCAATATCAGGAAGAATCCTATGGAGGCAAAAAGCCATATCGGTTTTCTTCCGCAATATGCTCCCCTGTACCTTGATCTTACTGTATCTGAATACCTGTTGTATACGGCAAGGCTGCGGGGGATCGATGGGAAGGCTGCCCATGAATCCGTTGATGAAGTAATGGAGAAGTGCGGAGTGGTGCATATGAAAGACCGCTTATTGAAAAATCTTTCCGGCGGATACCGTCAACGCGCAGGCATTGCACAATCGATCATTCATAAGCCAGCTCTCGTAATCCTCGATGAGCCTACCAATGGTCTCGATCCCGTTCAGATAGTTGAAGTGCGTAACCTGATCAAAGAAATTGCCGACGAACGGACCGTGATCCTTTCCTCACATATTTTATCAGAGATCCAATTGTTGTGTCAGGAGATCCTGATGATAGAGCAAGGTAAACTTGTGTTTTCCGATACGATGGATGCATTCAATAATTACGTGGCCCCGCAAAGTATGCTGGTGGAGTTCGAGAATGCGCCTTCTGCCGATGTACTGGCGGCAGTTAAAGGAGTGAACAGGGTAGAGAAATTGACGCCCCGCTCCTTCAGGATCTTTTATGATGGCAGCAAGTTGGTGAGTGAAACCATCATTACGGAAAGCGTCCGGAAAGAATGGAGGATGACGCAGCTTGCCATCGAAAAGAATTCAATCGATGAAATATTCAAACAATTAACCGGACACTCAGAAAAGAACTAATAATGAAACGCATATTATATGTAGCGAAGAATGAGCTGTATTCACTGTTCTATTCGCCTATCGCCTGGATATTGATGATCTTCTTCATGATTCTGACCAGCGCCGACTATATTGCCTCACTCGATGCCTACACCGGTATATACGAAAGAGGCGGCCCTGCTTTGATGGCATTACAGAATCTTACCGCTAAATTGCTTAGCTCCGGTAACGGTTTATTTGGCAGCGTTATCCGCAACCTGTATTTGTTCTTTCCATTGATCACGATGGGGCTGATCAGTCGTGAAGTGAATAATGGCACCATCAAGCTGCTGTATTCTTCCCCTGTCAGGATCAGGGAAATTGTTTTGGGTAAATACCTTGCCATATTATGCTTTACGCTTTGCCTGCTTTTTCTGGTGTGCCTGACCGTTATCAGTTTTGCTTTTAGTGTGGAGAATCCGGACTACGGAAATATTCTGGCTTCGCTTTTCGGATTGTTCCTGGTGTTGGCAACCTATGCCGCAATAGGCCTGTTCATTTCAGCTGTAACATCTTACCAGATCGTTGCAGCCATCATAACTTTTGGGGTTTTCGCCTTCCTGTCGAAAGTGGGAGAGCTCTGGCAGGATATCGATATCCTCAGGAATATCACCTACTATTTGAATTTCGGTGGAAAAGCAGGCCGCTTCCTGGTGGGGCTGATGAACCTGCGCGACTTTACCTATTTCCTCATTATTATAGTTAGCTTCCTCAGTTTTACCATCATCAAGATCAAGTCAGATACAGAATCCGTTTCCGGTTTCAGGAAAGCCATGCGTTATATTTCTGTAATAGCTATTGCATTTGTGGTGGGTTATATTACCAATAAGCCGCAGGTGAATATGTACTACGACGCCACCAGAGAAAAAATATTTACAATTCATCCCAACACACAGGAATTATTGAAGAAGATGGATGGGAAACTGGAGATAATATTGTACGGCAATTTACTGGGGCATTATTATCCTGTGCGACCTGCTGCACAATTATCAATTATCGCTATGTGGGAGCGGTATTTACGCTTCAAGCCCGATATCGATATCGATTTCAAATATTATTACAATCTCGACACTTCCAATTATCGGTTTAAGAATAAACCAGGCAGAACGCTTAAGCAAATTGCCGAAGAAGAAGCAAGGACATACAGAACCTCTTTAGCCCGCTTCATGAGTCCGGAAGAAGCAGGTAAGTTGGCAGATATTGTAGCAGAAGAGAACCGTTGCTTTTTCGTTCTTAAATATAATGGAAAGGAAACTATTGTAAGAACTTTCGATGATCCGGCATTCTGGCCGGGCGAAAGCGAAGTGGCTGCAGGCCTTAGTAGACTTGTAGCTGCAGACATGCCGAAAATCGGGTTCCTTTCAGATGAAATCGAACGCGGGCCTTTCTCGGATCGCCTAAGGGATTACAGGGTCATTGCCAATCAGCTTGGGAACAGGTACTCGTTGGTAAACCAGGGTTTCGATTTTGTAAATGTATCGCTGAAGAACAATGAAATTCCAACAGCACTTACCGCGCTTGTGATTGCAGATCCGCGCACGCCTTTCCCGGCAGAAAGCCTGGAGAAGATCAACAGGTATATCGATGAAGGCGGCAACCTCCTTATTGCCGGGGAGCCCGACAGGAAGGAGGTGATAAAACCTTTGTTCAACAAGCTGGGACTTACTTTTCGTGATGGTATGCTCATTCAGCCAACCGAAAAATATTCAAGTGATGTGGTATTCAGCTACATGACCGATACTGCTAAAAATTTCTCTCCGCAATTCAGGCGGCTCATGGATACAGACACCAAGTACAGGGGTGATTCCCTGCATCGCGTTGCGCTTGCAGGCGCTTCCGCCATAGAGTATACTGAACAATCCGGGTTTCATATAGACCCGCTGTTGATCACCGATAAGGATCTGAGCTGGAACCGGACTGCGCCCGTCAGCAATGACTCACTGCAATTGAATCTTACAAGAACTGCGGGTGATGAATCAGGAAGTTTCGTCACGGCAGTACGCATGAACAGAAAAGTAAATGGGAAAGACCAGCGCATCATCGTGAGTGGCGATGCTGATTACCTGGCTACGCCCCAATTGTCCGGAAGCAAACCTGCACGCTATAATTATCTCTATGGTACCTGGAGCTTCAGTTATTTCACGGAAGGTAAGTTTCCCGCGAACGTATATAGCGACGAAAGTATCGACAATAAATTCAAGATCACTGTTGATAGCATTCCTACGTTTAAGCTGATTTTTTATTGGATCATTCCCGCGATCATTGGTGTGATCTGTTCTGTGATCATCATCCGGCGCAAAAGAAAATAATACTATGAGCACATTCTTAAAAACAGATGAACAGACGATGAGTGATCTGGCTGTTTTCGCCAGGTCCGGTAAGGCTTCTATCTATGATCTGTATAATAAGACCATTACACAGGGGGCGGTGCTAAGTTGGACAGTATGTTCAGGCATCCCCTGTCTGATGAAAAGCTGATCAATGAAAAAGTGGAAATATTCAGGTTCTTCGGTTCACAGGAATTACATTTTCCTGTGGACTCGGAATCCATTGGCGGGATCGTTTATTATTTGCAGAATGAGGACGTGAGAAGCCAATTACAGCTTGGAGGACAATCTTTCGGGCAGCTGTTCAAAGACATAGTGGCTGCCGATTCATCGCAGGTTTTTGTGAATGATGGCGTGCAGGCGGTGTTACGGATGTTCTATAAACTGGGCCAGTTCACCAAACAATTAGCGCAGATAGTTAACGGTTCTGCTTATGCGCCCGCATTCAATAAACTGGAAGCAGCGATCAATGCAGCCGAATTTGCATTGGTCAGGCAGCACCTGAGTTCGAAATTTGAAATAAAACTGAATCAGGGCATACTGGCTGAATTGGATAAGCTCGTTCGTTTTGAACAGCGTGAAAAAATGCTTTCCATTCTTGATCTGCTATACGATCTCGATGTTTACATTTCTGTAGGACAGGTATCGCGTAAACGCGGATTCAATTTTGCGAAGGCAATGCCTAAGAACAGCGGCGTGCTTAATTATAAAAAAGTATATCACCCTCATGTGGAAGGGGCTGTTCCGAATGATATCTATTTGGATCGTGACAGCAATGTACTGTTCCTGACCGGGGCCAATATGGCGGGGAAATCGACACTGATGAAAAGTATCGGAGTGGCACTATACCTGGGACATATGGGCTTTCCTGTAGCCGCCGAAAATTTTGAGTTTGCAGTGCGCGACGGCATTTTTACCAGCATTAACCTGGCAGATAATTTAAGTATGGGCGCCAGTCATTATTACGCGGAGGTATTAAGGGTGAAGGAAGTGGCGTTGGAATTAAGTGAGGGCAAACAGTTATTTGTGATTTTCGATGAGATGTTCCGGGGCACCAATGTTAAAGATGCTTACGATGCCACGCTTGCCATCACCAGGTCTTTTTGTAAGAAAAGCGGTAGCCAGTTTATTATTTCCACCCATATTATGGAAGCAGGGGAATTGCTGCAGCAAGAAGCCTTATCGATAAAATACCAGTATCTGCCCACAGAAATGAAGGGGGCTGTGCCTGTGTACACCAGGGTATTGAAAGATGGGATCACTGCGGACAGGCAGGGCATGATCATTATTCAGAACGAAGGTATTCTTGAAATGCTGGATGCTGGTTTAAAAGAAAAGGAGGTTTAATTATGTCGTTTATAACAGATAAACAAACGCTGGCTGATTTGAACTTGCTGGGCAAATACAAGATTGGATCGATGTTCAATATTTTTAACAGGGTTAAGACAAGAGGAGGTGAATTGCTTTTGGAAGAGATGTTCAAGACTCCTTTGACCGATGCAGATGCAATCAATCATCGAACTAACTGTATCGCTTACCTGCAGCAGTTGAACCTGAAGCTGGAGATAGATCCTGAGCTTGCCGAAATGGCCTCGCAGTATCTCACCGAGCCCAGGCCCGGCAGCAGGGTATCCTGCGTGCTGGGCGCGTACAAAGGGAAGTTTCAGGAGATGATGTATAAGTCGCAAAAATATTATTTGCAGCAGCGGCGAATTTATGCAGTGCAGGAAGTGTTGGTATCGGCGAGTAAATTACTTGGCCAGCTGATCAGGAATGGCATACAGGACAATCCCTGTAAAGCGATGCAGGACAAGCTGGATAAGATCATCAATGCGCCGGCATTACGTCACTTGAAAGCGAAATATCCTTATACCGTTGGCCAGACCGCGGACTGCCAGTTCTTATTCCTGAATAAATTCCGGCAATCACTGGAAGAGTTATTACAGCTCTTGTATGAGTTTGATGTTTTCATTTCTGTGGCGCAGGTAGCGGCAGATAAAGGTTTTATTTATGCACAGGCGTTGGCCACGGATTCAAATGGTTTGATCAACGTTGACAATCTCCGGCATCCTTCTTTAAGCAATGCAAAAGGGAATACCATCACTTTAAGCAAGGAAGAAAACCTGCTTTTTCTGACCGGTGCTAATATGGCTGGTAAATCTACCTGGATGAAAACCCTGGGTGTGTCTTTTTACCTGGCGCATATGGGCTTTCCGGTTGCTGCAAACAAAATGAGTTTTATGGTAATGGAAGGCATATTCACCTCTATCAATGTGCCTGATGATCTCAGCCTGGGCTGGAGCCATTTTTATGCAGAAGTGATGCGTGTAAAAGAAGTGTCGAGACAGGTTAGTAATGGGAAAAAACTATTCATCCTGTTCGATGAGTTGTTTAAAGGCACCAATGTAAAGGATGCTTTTGATGCAACATTGGTGGTAACGCAGAAACTTGCCAGGTACAGATCCTGCATGTTCGTTATTTCAACTCATATTATTGAAGTGGGGGAAGCCCTGAAGGGAACGCTGAATATTCAATTCGGCTATATGCCAACGATCATGAAAGGCGCAGTGCCACATTATACCTATCAGTTGACTCAGGGCATAACAACCGACAGGCAGGGTATGATCATCCTGGAGAACGAAAAGATATTGGAATTGCTGGCATAAAAGAATTGATATGGAAAGATGAATACGGGTGGTTGCAAAAAGGTAACTGAGGTTCTGGTTGTTTCGAAACACTCGCTTACATT
This portion of the Pseudobacter ginsenosidimutans genome encodes:
- a CDS encoding SusC/RagA family TonB-linked outer membrane protein, whose protein sequence is MRLVFLFQLVASLAVSARPLAQTVTFSESNASAMRVIAAIEKQTDYLVFFTLNLLENAKPVSISAYKMPLVEFMTAFVKDQPFGFRIDGRTIFLTEKMEEVSSGSVKPYIPLADLLAPKLIKGRVRSQEGASLPGVTFSKNKLPVGSSGTDGRFELNVEEGDTITVTAVGYYDLQFKVTSNTRNGFRAVQLNTAARLKDQKDEAQATGSYIQNVNDEIIVVMVPSFSSLNEVVVNTGYQALPKERATGSFVFVGKEQLNSRTDARLMDRLVGYVPGLQLNRRLNSETRDKNQYNIRGLNTFMSALNGPLIIVNGFPYDGDIDLINPMDVESVTLLKDAAAASIWGARAANGVIVIELKKNNTKSPLQLSFSANVNISEKKDVKYRKEMNSSDFIDLELEMFDKGYYDSDLSGLSSRLRVTSPLVNMLDDHRKGLVSDQQLNDQIAKWRNTDYRDEYTRLFLQNPVRQNYNLGISGGSNVMSYLVSGSYDRALTDNKGNYENRYTLRTVTEIKPVKNLSIEVGLLYINNLSENGSSFASTFMPVGGKNALYPYAEFQGSDGEALAIPFSFNKKFIDTAGGGRLLDYSYRPLDEIGLNSIKTKSENINLTARIKYNFKPGLSAEIRYGIDKQSTSIETINDEKSYYMREMINRWTQIDGDRTTYILPKGSRISVQDQNAFKHQFRGQLSYNNKWNGLHEVTAFVASEISQNKGSGATYSAYGYDREYKTFTNVDYTTAYPTFGGIYGKFKIPGLQSFSGNNNRMVSFLGNAAYTYDGKYVFTISGRRDASNVLGVKTNEKWKPLWSSGLAWQIHKEKFFNAGWVNLLKARITYGHSGNIFPGNGYYPIISILNGAYFTNYPYANISTPPNPEMKWEDTRMINYGLDFALFNSRLSGSIEYYDKKSTDLIALSQLDPSSGLTSMNKNVGILTGSGWDIILNSVNIQTKDFSWTTAFSLSYTKNLVKKFYGRTSNGYNLINGGESANIIEGYQMYTVFSFKSAGLDPLTGDPRGYDRQTGEISKNYAELFKDSVKDLVVNGPGMPPFTGFLRNAFRYKNFDLSFNLMYKFGAWFKEEMYRGYAFENWVHLGNYEGRWQKPGDEKHTYIPSTVYPLNNNRTSFAAYTTDFVHKADFIRLSDIRIGYSFAIKTAAKPVSLNVFAGARDLGLIWKANKVGVDPDNLYYRAVSSANIGCNVTF
- a CDS encoding RagB/SusD family nutrient uptake outer membrane protein translates to MASLATALFTLPSCQKFLDSKPSSSQVIPSKLKDLRAMMDNNGKINNQGATSVLEHYSDYFKMDKEDLDKLTYTTKEFYTFGQDYYTEQFFLNGWTYSFTPVYYANTVLDLLPKVKNDDPVEWRRIKGAALFVRANAFFHLLKCFSPIYIKGDEAANKKPGIPLRLDPDVNAISKRSTVKEAYEQVVADLKEAIQLLPPKEQYNTRPDKASAYGSLSRVYLVMQEFELAGKYADSSLKIDHSLFDFNELDLNAQLPFENYNKETLYYSTSTSTDLFYPTRNGYIDNNLVASYDENDLRKAAFFLIDNKGHSQFKGSYTGSSSGSFMIGVCVDEMYLTLAESHARAGRKEDAMTALNTLLETRWRTGTFVPLTAANAQDALEIVLAERKKSLIYRGVRVMDQRRLNLEPQFAKPVVRVMDPGGENLTYTLAPNDLRYVFLLPHDVVQVTGMPQPER
- a CDS encoding M16 family metallopeptidase, which translates into the protein MQIAIAQPGQLPVDKSVSQGSLANGFNYFIKPYKGEPGRVAIYLVSKLGSMVETKNESGYMRLSAHLSLNNTQHFSKEDIQYLFLKTGSKADGSDIVYNGYDKTIYKFQLASYTPLVRNTMEWLRDVITPSTPAANLLQAQRDSTIRLIKESTTLFPQRVIEQLRPIQLGYSEFAEHPPIGSMAAMEKLSASGLEIFQKKWLRPDLQALIIVGDIDVTEMKKQIEAVFSSLPAAEINSDNTSFSINLSKTPGFVVVTDTAVRETTFTLAVQYPETDVITSESLRKKFVRDIFQQAMSNTLTTLATKNKDINATFLIRRAERGLDFAMLNIAANENNLEDHFQTVYKQLVQISRNGFPDSALAIAKAKMLQDANKMFAARGRLYARYYADQICNRFLYKIPDLPVESLYEQQQQLIASINSKDIGNCLQEFIHGVKHCFIVAPQQHRKKMPAKSDIDNWMATASKNK
- a CDS encoding ABC transporter ATP-binding protein; its protein translation is MQHPILKIENLSHAYSTAWAIRDINIEITKKGIYGLLGSNGAGKSTTMNIVCGALNQTKGEVYIQGVNIRKNPMEAKSHIGFLPQYAPLYLDLTVSEYLLYTARLRGIDGKAAHESVDEVMEKCGVVHMKDRLLKNLSGGYRQRAGIAQSIIHKPALVILDEPTNGLDPVQIVEVRNLIKEIADERTVILSSHILSEIQLLCQEILMIEQGKLVFSDTMDAFNNYVAPQSMLVEFENAPSADVLAAVKGVNRVEKLTPRSFRIFYDGSKLVSETIITESVRKEWRMTQLAIEKNSIDEIFKQLTGHSEKN
- a CDS encoding Gldg family protein codes for the protein MKRILYVAKNELYSLFYSPIAWILMIFFMILTSADYIASLDAYTGIYERGGPALMALQNLTAKLLSSGNGLFGSVIRNLYLFFPLITMGLISREVNNGTIKLLYSSPVRIREIVLGKYLAILCFTLCLLFLVCLTVISFAFSVENPDYGNILASLFGLFLVLATYAAIGLFISAVTSYQIVAAIITFGVFAFLSKVGELWQDIDILRNITYYLNFGGKAGRFLVGLMNLRDFTYFLIIIVSFLSFTIIKIKSDTESVSGFRKAMRYISVIAIAFVVGYITNKPQVNMYYDATREKIFTIHPNTQELLKKMDGKLEIILYGNLLGHYYPVRPAAQLSIIAMWERYLRFKPDIDIDFKYYYNLDTSNYRFKNKPGRTLKQIAEEEARTYRTSLARFMSPEEAGKLADIVAEENRCFFVLKYNGKETIVRTFDDPAFWPGESEVAAGLSRLVAADMPKIGFLSDEIERGPFSDRLRDYRVIANQLGNRYSLVNQGFDFVNVSLKNNEIPTALTALVIADPRTPFPAESLEKINRYIDEGGNLLIAGEPDRKEVIKPLFNKLGLTFRDGMLIQPTEKYSSDVVFSYMTDTAKNFSPQFRRLMDTDTKYRGDSLHRVALAGASAIEYTEQSGFHIDPLLITDKDLSWNRTAPVSNDSLQLNLTRTAGDESGSFVTAVRMNRKVNGKDQRIIVSGDADYLATPQLSGSKPARYNYLYGTWSFSYFTEGKFPANVYSDESIDNKFKITVDSIPTFKLIFYWIIPAIIGVICSVIIIRRKRK
- a CDS encoding MutS-related protein, which codes for MFRHPLSDEKLINEKVEIFRFFGSQELHFPVDSESIGGIVYYLQNEDVRSQLQLGGQSFGQLFKDIVAADSSQVFVNDGVQAVLRMFYKLGQFTKQLAQIVNGSAYAPAFNKLEAAINAAEFALVRQHLSSKFEIKLNQGILAELDKLVRFEQREKMLSILDLLYDLDVYISVGQVSRKRGFNFAKAMPKNSGVLNYKKVYHPHVEGAVPNDIYLDRDSNVLFLTGANMAGKSTLMKSIGVALYLGHMGFPVAAENFEFAVRDGIFTSINLADNLSMGASHYYAEVLRVKEVALELSEGKQLFVIFDEMFRGTNVKDAYDATLAITRSFCKKSGSQFIISTHIMEAGELLQQEALSIKYQYLPTEMKGAVPVYTRVLKDGITADRQGMIIIQNEGILEMLDAGLKEKEV